The Bubalus bubalis isolate 160015118507 breed Murrah chromosome 1, NDDB_SH_1, whole genome shotgun sequence genome includes a region encoding these proteins:
- the C1H8orf48 gene encoding uncharacterized protein C8orf48 homolog isoform X3, which translates to MADLSKETLESLTDVVKSSGSFSSSGGLQPWSYASGSKSESGSLPSRSEYGDNQSELSDFKANVKKLSRKWIHNLKGKETNSEQYRPDTNHQTEITQASPEELNALQSFCTVKVNLIHHRANSKGKKSSRHKKLQLGPEAEASEVDALKCTVPDELLNRIYFKNMRTTPKQVGTAKQHISSRCPDCIRKRAELAQSAFLKQKKTLLESLLLQEKIDEHLHTKDFLTLVREAHQSLPRLSDDPRRIWERLNERKVKLETLVFERTCGIHAWQFKEASATGVNGESATQKGILQ; encoded by the exons ATGGCAGACCTTTCTAAGGAGACCTTGGAGTCCTTGACTGATGTGGTAAAGAGTTCCGGTTCATTCAGTTCctctggagggctgcagcccTGGTCTTATGCCTCTGGGAGCAAGTCTGAGAGTGGATCGCTGCCTTCCCGCTCGGAATATGGAGACAACCAATCTGAGCTTTCGGACTTCAAAGCTAATGTAAAGAAATTGAGCAGAAAATGGATCCACAACCTCAAGGGCAAGGAAACGAACTCTGAACAGTACCGACCGGACACTAACCATCAAACAGAAATCACTCAGGCATCCCCTGAAGAACTGAATGCCCTGCAGTCTTTCTGCACCGTTAAGGTAAACCTGATCCACCATAGAGCGAACTCCAAGGGGAAAAAGAGCAGCAGACATAAAAAGCTGCAGCTTGGACCCGAGGCAGAAGCTTCAGAGGTAGATGCCTTAAAGTGTACTGTCCCTGACGAGCTTTTGAatagaatctattttaaaaacatgaggaCAACACCCAAACAGGTGGGAACAGCCAAGCAACACATTTCTTCTCGGTGTCCCGACTGTATCAGAAAAAGGGCAGAATTGGCCCAATCTGCCTTCCTGAAACAGAAGAAGACTTTATTGGAGTCACTTCTACTCCAAGAGAAAATAGATGAACATCTTCATACGAAAGACTTCCTTACCCTTGTCAGAGAAGCACACCAGAGCCTTCCCAGGCTTTCAGATGACCCCAGAAgaatctgggaaagactgaatgagagaaaagtaaaattgGAGACTCTGGTTTTTGAAAG GACCTGTGGTATCCATGCCTGGCAGTTCAAGGAGGCCTCAGCAACTGGAGTAAACGGGGAATCTGCCACTCAG
- the C1H8orf48 gene encoding uncharacterized protein C8orf48 homolog isoform X2, producing the protein MADLSKETLESLTDVVKSSGSFSSSGGLQPWSYASGSKSESGSLPSRSEYGDNQSELSDFKANVKKLSRKWIHNLKGKETNSEQYRPDTNHQTEITQASPEELNALQSFCTVKVNLIHHRANSKGKKSSRHKKLQLGPEAEASEVDALKCTVPDELLNRIYFKNMRTTPKQVGTAKQHISSRCPDCIRKRAELAQSAFLKQKKTLLESLLLQEKIDEHLHTKDFLTLVREAHQSLPRLSDDPRRIWERLNERKVKLETLVFERTCGIHAWQFKEASATGVNGESATQIKGESGLLVINKF; encoded by the exons ATGGCAGACCTTTCTAAGGAGACCTTGGAGTCCTTGACTGATGTGGTAAAGAGTTCCGGTTCATTCAGTTCctctggagggctgcagcccTGGTCTTATGCCTCTGGGAGCAAGTCTGAGAGTGGATCGCTGCCTTCCCGCTCGGAATATGGAGACAACCAATCTGAGCTTTCGGACTTCAAAGCTAATGTAAAGAAATTGAGCAGAAAATGGATCCACAACCTCAAGGGCAAGGAAACGAACTCTGAACAGTACCGACCGGACACTAACCATCAAACAGAAATCACTCAGGCATCCCCTGAAGAACTGAATGCCCTGCAGTCTTTCTGCACCGTTAAGGTAAACCTGATCCACCATAGAGCGAACTCCAAGGGGAAAAAGAGCAGCAGACATAAAAAGCTGCAGCTTGGACCCGAGGCAGAAGCTTCAGAGGTAGATGCCTTAAAGTGTACTGTCCCTGACGAGCTTTTGAatagaatctattttaaaaacatgaggaCAACACCCAAACAGGTGGGAACAGCCAAGCAACACATTTCTTCTCGGTGTCCCGACTGTATCAGAAAAAGGGCAGAATTGGCCCAATCTGCCTTCCTGAAACAGAAGAAGACTTTATTGGAGTCACTTCTACTCCAAGAGAAAATAGATGAACATCTTCATACGAAAGACTTCCTTACCCTTGTCAGAGAAGCACACCAGAGCCTTCCCAGGCTTTCAGATGACCCCAGAAgaatctgggaaagactgaatgagagaaaagtaaaattgGAGACTCTGGTTTTTGAAAG GACCTGTGGTATCCATGCCTGGCAGTTCAAGGAGGCCTCAGCAACTGGAGTAAACGGGGAATCTGCCACTCAG
- the C1H8orf48 gene encoding uncharacterized protein C8orf48 homolog isoform X1: MADLSKETLESLTDVVKSSGSFSSSGGLQPWSYASGSKSESGSLPSRSEYGDNQSELSDFKANVKKLSRKWIHNLKGKETNSEQYRPDTNHQTEITQASPEELNALQSFCTVKVNLIHHRANSKGKKSSRHKKLQLGPEAEASEVDALKCTVPDELLNRIYFKNMRTTPKQVGTAKQHISSRCPDCIRKRAELAQSAFLKQKKTLLESLLLQEKIDEHLHTKDFLTLVREAHQSLPRLSDDPRRIWERLNERKVKLETLVFERTCGIHAWQFKEASATGVNGESATQVTASTSFSLSVQVSETGPA, from the exons ATGGCAGACCTTTCTAAGGAGACCTTGGAGTCCTTGACTGATGTGGTAAAGAGTTCCGGTTCATTCAGTTCctctggagggctgcagcccTGGTCTTATGCCTCTGGGAGCAAGTCTGAGAGTGGATCGCTGCCTTCCCGCTCGGAATATGGAGACAACCAATCTGAGCTTTCGGACTTCAAAGCTAATGTAAAGAAATTGAGCAGAAAATGGATCCACAACCTCAAGGGCAAGGAAACGAACTCTGAACAGTACCGACCGGACACTAACCATCAAACAGAAATCACTCAGGCATCCCCTGAAGAACTGAATGCCCTGCAGTCTTTCTGCACCGTTAAGGTAAACCTGATCCACCATAGAGCGAACTCCAAGGGGAAAAAGAGCAGCAGACATAAAAAGCTGCAGCTTGGACCCGAGGCAGAAGCTTCAGAGGTAGATGCCTTAAAGTGTACTGTCCCTGACGAGCTTTTGAatagaatctattttaaaaacatgaggaCAACACCCAAACAGGTGGGAACAGCCAAGCAACACATTTCTTCTCGGTGTCCCGACTGTATCAGAAAAAGGGCAGAATTGGCCCAATCTGCCTTCCTGAAACAGAAGAAGACTTTATTGGAGTCACTTCTACTCCAAGAGAAAATAGATGAACATCTTCATACGAAAGACTTCCTTACCCTTGTCAGAGAAGCACACCAGAGCCTTCCCAGGCTTTCAGATGACCCCAGAAgaatctgggaaagactgaatgagagaaaagtaaaattgGAGACTCTGGTTTTTGAAAG GACCTGTGGTATCCATGCCTGGCAGTTCAAGGAGGCCTCAGCAACTGGAGTAAACGGGGAATCTGCCACTCAGGTAACAGCTTCAACCAGCTTCAGTCTCTCTGTTCAAGTTTCAGAAACTGGTCCAGCTTAG
- the C1H8orf48 gene encoding uncharacterized protein C8orf48 homolog isoform X4 codes for MADLSKETLESLTDVVKSSGSFSSSGGLQPWSYASGSKSESGSLPSRSEYGDNQSELSDFKANVKKLSRKWIHNLKGKETNSEQYRPDTNHQTEITQASPEELNALQSFCTVKVNLIHHRANSKGKKSSRHKKLQLGPEAEASEVDALKCTVPDELLNRIYFKNMRTTPKQVGTAKQHISSRCPDCIRKRAELAQSAFLKQKKTLLESLLLQEKIDEHLHTKDFLTLVREAHQSLPRLSDDPRRIWERLNERKVKLETLVFERTCGIHAWQFKEASATGVNGESATQVYEE; via the exons ATGGCAGACCTTTCTAAGGAGACCTTGGAGTCCTTGACTGATGTGGTAAAGAGTTCCGGTTCATTCAGTTCctctggagggctgcagcccTGGTCTTATGCCTCTGGGAGCAAGTCTGAGAGTGGATCGCTGCCTTCCCGCTCGGAATATGGAGACAACCAATCTGAGCTTTCGGACTTCAAAGCTAATGTAAAGAAATTGAGCAGAAAATGGATCCACAACCTCAAGGGCAAGGAAACGAACTCTGAACAGTACCGACCGGACACTAACCATCAAACAGAAATCACTCAGGCATCCCCTGAAGAACTGAATGCCCTGCAGTCTTTCTGCACCGTTAAGGTAAACCTGATCCACCATAGAGCGAACTCCAAGGGGAAAAAGAGCAGCAGACATAAAAAGCTGCAGCTTGGACCCGAGGCAGAAGCTTCAGAGGTAGATGCCTTAAAGTGTACTGTCCCTGACGAGCTTTTGAatagaatctattttaaaaacatgaggaCAACACCCAAACAGGTGGGAACAGCCAAGCAACACATTTCTTCTCGGTGTCCCGACTGTATCAGAAAAAGGGCAGAATTGGCCCAATCTGCCTTCCTGAAACAGAAGAAGACTTTATTGGAGTCACTTCTACTCCAAGAGAAAATAGATGAACATCTTCATACGAAAGACTTCCTTACCCTTGTCAGAGAAGCACACCAGAGCCTTCCCAGGCTTTCAGATGACCCCAGAAgaatctgggaaagactgaatgagagaaaagtaaaattgGAGACTCTGGTTTTTGAAAG GACCTGTGGTATCCATGCCTGGCAGTTCAAGGAGGCCTCAGCAACTGGAGTAAACGGGGAATCTGCCACTCAG GTTTATGAGGAATGA